A portion of the Acidobacteriaceae bacterium genome contains these proteins:
- a CDS encoding Mur ligase family protein has product MTYEHALETLASLGPELRTGRASGAAAAAPRKFSLDHIRALLTALGLPQRSFPSVLIAGTNGKGSTAATLASIAAASGLRTGLYTSPHLLRVNERIRTSAGGTDAALNEIPDAAFGELFGRAWSVSERLVIEGVLPHTPSFFELFTAVAFSFFAEQRVQLAVLEVGLGGRLDATNSVEPLVSVITDIGLDHTEFLGNTIGEIAREKAGILRQDGVLVTLSQHPEANAAIGEIAVSNNVRGVDAARCLPPRNLMASGGVPSADSLLPRNRYELSIDGEVLHIDSPLSGVHQQRNLALAVATALELRANHGFANITNSAIEAGVRNTQWPGRLEFIPSQRGHAPLLLDVAHNPAGAWTLRSALASLPATTPRTLVFSALADKPVQEMAQVLFPLFDSASSEPERAHDHIVLAPIQNARASTLDELLTVAHAMDVPAHGAPHIPAALAQAEAITPPHGVIVATGSVFLVAEIRALLAEEVR; this is encoded by the coding sequence ATGACGTACGAACACGCACTCGAAACTCTCGCATCCCTCGGCCCCGAGCTTCGCACCGGCCGTGCTTCCGGCGCCGCGGCCGCCGCTCCGCGCAAGTTTTCGCTCGACCATATCCGAGCCCTGCTCACCGCGCTTGGCTTGCCGCAGAGGTCGTTTCCGAGTGTGCTGATCGCCGGAACCAACGGCAAAGGCTCCACCGCGGCCACGCTGGCCTCCATCGCCGCCGCCAGCGGCCTGCGCACGGGCCTGTATACCTCGCCACACCTTCTGCGCGTCAACGAGCGCATTCGCACCTCTGCCGGTGGAACAGACGCTGCTCTGAACGAGATCCCCGACGCAGCCTTTGGCGAGCTCTTTGGCCGTGCCTGGAGCGTCTCTGAGCGTCTTGTCATCGAAGGTGTGCTGCCGCATACGCCCAGCTTCTTCGAGCTCTTCACCGCCGTAGCCTTCTCCTTCTTCGCGGAGCAGCGTGTGCAACTCGCCGTGCTGGAAGTCGGCCTTGGGGGCCGTCTCGACGCGACCAACTCCGTCGAACCGCTCGTCTCTGTCATCACCGACATCGGTCTCGACCATACCGAGTTTCTTGGCAACACCATCGGCGAGATCGCGCGGGAGAAGGCCGGCATCCTGCGCCAGGACGGCGTGCTGGTCACGCTCTCGCAGCACCCTGAAGCGAACGCCGCCATCGGCGAAATCGCCGTCAGCAACAACGTGCGTGGCGTGGACGCGGCGCGCTGCCTGCCGCCGCGCAACCTGATGGCATCCGGCGGCGTTCCTTCCGCCGACTCGCTGCTTCCGCGCAACCGCTACGAGCTCTCCATCGATGGCGAGGTGCTGCACATCGACTCGCCGCTCTCTGGTGTGCACCAGCAGCGCAACCTTGCGCTTGCCGTGGCCACCGCGCTCGAACTCCGCGCCAACCACGGGTTTGCGAACATCACGAACTCTGCGATTGAAGCGGGTGTACGCAACACGCAGTGGCCCGGCCGTCTGGAGTTCATCCCCTCTCAGCGCGGGCACGCTCCGCTGCTGCTTGACGTTGCACACAACCCTGCAGGCGCCTGGACACTTCGCTCCGCACTAGCCTCCCTGCCCGCCACCACGCCGCGCACGCTCGTCTTCTCTGCACTCGCGGACAAGCCCGTGCAGGAGATGGCGCAGGTACTCTTCCCGCTCTTTGACTCTGCTTCGAGCGAACCCGAACGAGCGCACGACCACATTGTTCTCGCGCCCATCCAGAACGCCCGCGCCTCCACGCTCGATGAGCTCCTCACCGTGGCGCACGCCATGGACGTCCCCGCACATGGCGCTCCGCACATTCCCGCGGCGCTCGCGCAGGCTGAAGCCATCACGCCGCCGCACGGTGTCATCGTCGCCACCGGCAGCGTCTTCCTTGTCGCCGAAATCCGCGCTCTGCTTGCAGAAGAAGTACGATAG